A region of the Nitrososphaerota archaeon genome:
GTTATCCTTCACGTTAAGTTTCTTGCAAACGCACTCTTTACGGAGATACGCTATACCGTAGTTTGGTTGGATCGTTGTGAAGGGGTAGTTAGCCATAGGGACATTCATTAGGGTTGCTGCGTTAAAGAAGGTTGACTTGCCCGTGTTAGGCTTACCTATTATGCCTACTAGCATCACAGAGAATAGATAATCCGGAGAGTATAAAAAGGATGCTTTGCCGAGGCGCTTGTGATGCTGCTTGAAGGTGTTGGTCTGCGATCCGGTGTCAACCAAGTGTTTAGAGTTTCTGAAAGGCGCTGGGCTAGAGGTGTCGTACCAACCTAAGATATCTGCTGAAGATCTGATCAAGCAGATTCCAGATTACGATGTAGTGATAGTTAGAAGCAGAACAAAGATCACTTCACCTGTCATCGAAGCTGGTAAGAAGCTGAAGGTTATAGGGCGCGCAGGAATCGGCTTAGACAACATAGATATGGAGGCTGCTTCTAAAAAGAACATTATTGTGGTCAACACACCGGAATCTTCAACACAAGCTGTAGCTGAGCTTACGATCGGGTTGATGCTGAACCTAGCTAGGAAGATAACCCTTGGAGATCGAGGGATCAAAGAGGGATTGTGGCTGAAGAGCGAGATGATGGGTATCGAGCTTAATGGTAAAACGCTAGGCATCATCGGGTTAGGTAGGATCGGTAGCAGAGTCGGAACGCTAGCAAAAGCTTTCGGCATGAAGATCCTTGTTCACGATGTAGCCCCCCTTCCAGAGCAGCTTATCAAATCGCTTGAAGCAGAGGTGGTCGATTTAGACACCTTACTCTCACGCTCAGACTTCGTCACATTACACGTCCCTCTCACACCTCAAACCAGACATATGATGAACCGCGAAAGGCTAGCGAAGATGAAGAAGGGCGCATACCTGATAAACACCTCAAGAGGAGAGGTAGTTGACGAGGAAGCCCTTTACGAAGCCATCAAAGAAGGTCGGCTGGCTGGTGCTGCACTAGATGTGTTTGAGCACGAACCACCCACTTCTGAGGTTGTCAAGCTACCTAATGTCGTCTGCACACCACATATTGGTGCGCAGACGGTTGAGGCGCAAGATGCTGCTGGGGAGATGCTTGCTAAGAAGATCATCTGTGCTCTGGGTTTAAGATAAGTTTAAGTGTGGATGGTGGAGCCGGTTGTATGAGCGGTAATGTATAGACATATCGCTGAATCTTGGCAGAAGATCTATAAA
Encoded here:
- a CDS encoding hydroxyacid dehydrogenase, coding for MKVLVCDPVSTKCLEFLKGAGLEVSYQPKISAEDLIKQIPDYDVVIVRSRTKITSPVIEAGKKLKVIGRAGIGLDNIDMEAASKKNIIVVNTPESSTQAVAELTIGLMLNLARKITLGDRGIKEGLWLKSEMMGIELNGKTLGIIGLGRIGSRVGTLAKAFGMKILVHDVAPLPEQLIKSLEAEVVDLDTLLSRSDFVTLHVPLTPQTRHMMNRERLAKMKKGAYLINTSRGEVVDEEALYEAIKEGRLAGAALDVFEHEPPTSEVVKLPNVVCTPHIGAQTVEAQDAAGEMLAKKIICALGLR